From a region of the Kwoniella mangroviensis CBS 8507 chromosome 1 map unlocalized Ctg01, whole genome shotgun sequence genome:
- a CDS encoding proliferating cell nuclear antigen (pcna), protein MLEARVKQAAVLKKLLDAIKELVTDGNLDCTDEGIALQAMDNSHVALVSLKLVAEQFESYRCDRNMPLGVNLTSLTKILKCAKDQDVVTLKAPDDADSLGLVFESPKEDRVGEYEMKLMDIDQEHLGIPDTQYDATITMSSSEFQRICRDLAALGESVKIEASKEGVRFSSEGEVGNGSVLLKQSAGTDRSGGSSSKKAVKRDPDEEDEEEIEEDEKPEIDDEEGEDEQDDEDRSKKRKSNGKSKTAKKAKKDESTSEDIGVSIILEKQVSLTFSLKYLTNFAKSAPLAREVSLHMSNDVPLLVQFDFEQGTLQFFLAPKVGLSSLRDTDI, encoded by the exons ATGCTAGAAGCCAGAGTCAAACAAGCAGCAGTGTTGAAAAAGCTCTTAGATG CTATCAAAGAATTGGTCACAGATGGTAACCTCGATTGTACCGATGAGGGTATC GCCCTTCAAGCGATGGACAACTCCCACGTAGCGTTGGTATCCCTCAAACTCGTCGCTGAGCAATTCGAATCTTATCGATGTGATCGAAATATGCCATTGGGTGTTAAC CTCACCTCCCTCACTAAAATCCTCAAATGTGCCAAAGATCAAGACGTCGTGACTCTCAAAGCACCTGATGATGCCGATTCGCTTGGTTTGGTATTCGAATCGCCAA AGGAAGATCGAGTAGGTGAATACGAAATGAAACTTATGGACATCGACCAAGAACACTTGGGTATACCCGACACGCAGTACGACGCGACCATCACCATGTCTTCTTCAGAGTTCCAACGGATCTGTCGAGATTTAGCTGCTTTGGGTGAATCAGTCAAAATCGAAGCTTCAAAGGAAGGTGTCAGGTTCAGTtcagaaggtgaagttggAAATGGTAGTGTTTTACTCAAACAATCTGCCGGTACCGATCGATCTGGcggatcttcatccaagaaGGCAGTCAAGagagatccagatgaagaggatgaagaggagattgaagaggatgagaaacctgagattgacgatgaagaaggtg AGGAcgaacaagatgatgaagatcgatcTAAAAAGAGAAAATCCAACGGTAAATCAAAG ACCGCCaaaaaagccaaaaaggACGAATCGACATCTGAAGATATCGGAgtatccatcatcctcgagAAACAAGTTTCTTTAACGTTCTCCTTGAAATACCTAACGAATTTCGCCAAATCCGCACCATTGGCTAGAGAAGTCAGTTTACACATGTCAAACGATGTGCCGCTCTTGGTTCAGTTCGATTTCGAACAAGGGACTTTACAGTTCTTCTTGGCCCCCAAGGTGGGTTTGAGCTCTTTAAGAGATACCGATATATGA